From a single Lolium rigidum isolate FL_2022 chromosome 7, APGP_CSIRO_Lrig_0.1, whole genome shotgun sequence genomic region:
- the LOC124669514 gene encoding dual specificity protein kinase YAK1 homolog isoform X1 (The sequence of the model RefSeq protein was modified relative to this genomic sequence to represent the inferred CDS: added 174 bases not found in genome assembly), translating into MEGSGRQEEDAAPPPPWRPSGATMFRRFVGATRGAAPRAAGSGVAPRVSKLHGVKRKPFVVRLTADIIQTFERCHPEFKYSEALNPKRFLTHPSTPVHNNGADNKYWDLILFVNQELLNETSNRRFIVKEMLGQGTFGQVVKCWDTETNDYVAVKVIKNQPAFYQQAIVEVSLLRTLNQKFDPDDQHNIVRMLDYLTFQNHLCIAFEMLGQNLYELLKRNHLRGLKVKYVQAFSKQILDAMIVMRDGGIIHCDLKPENILLAPTAKTAAAVKVIDFGSACMEGKTVYSYIQSRYYRSPEVLLGYPYTTAIDMWSLGCIVAELFIGLPLFPGASEYDVLKRMLKILGGQPPDDLLRGAKNTGRFFKPLGNINPGIRSHESPSTAYRMLSEEEVEGRGTTRPILGKWYFPQQRLDQLIFTYPWDNTELSETEKADRSVLVDFLRGLLEFDPNKRWSPFQASGHPFITGEPFTGPYKPVSETPRIPVAHAAAVDHNPGGGHWLAAGLSPADLSPQIGSANRCLPPNNPYHPRMPFSYGSSYGSFGSHGSYAGNAGPASSYGSYGDVNNVNMYYSPVGPSGFPHVGSSPDIRLRPRISYDRGIRLSPGGMGPMSLGTSPSQFTPPNYQMHIPANSTGKHGSGSPASGSIHGSPLGKAAAVGQYSNRKNMPMPPHEFASQHGQGRHGDGVSFSHSDAYIRGHAGYSQHSLPSSGHSSWRPQIASGSGFPLEASSSHGSSRAFHSHNVPPLPSFDIIPDTSAPSTQDPSDWDPDYSEESLLQEDNSLSADLTSSLHLRDTTGQLGGSARSTRVQSHNFASSNPLPTGQSYRGDQQLPSSSLGRGTRPTVPIIYGGYTPPNYAQQSLRGRHGHQFLQPRYSQATTNSHMRPPMGSHQSGQPAWPPPYGVGEGMPWGGTGVHSFTTGGLPSSLPRKDYGSIV; encoded by the exons TTTGTTGTGAGGCTGACGGCAGACATCATTCAAACTTTTGAAAGATGCCACCCAGAGTTTAAGTACTCAGAGGCGCTAAACCCAAAGCGCTTTCTAACGCATCCTTCGACCCCAGTCCACAATAATGGAGCCGATAATAAATACTGGGACCTTATATTGTTTGTCAACCAGGAATTGCTCAACGAGACATCAAACCGAAG ATTTATTGTCAAGGAAATGCTTGGTCAAGGCACGTTTGGCCAAGTTGTGAAATGCTGGGACACCGAAACTAATGACTATGTTGCTGTGAAGGTTATAAAAAACCAGCCTGCATTTTATCAGCAGGCGATCGTGGAGGTTTCACTCTTAAGAACG CTAAATCAGAAATTTGATCCTGATGATCAGCACAACATTGTCAGAATGCTAGATTATCTCACATTCCAAAATCATCTGTGTATTGCCTTTGAAATGCTTGGTCAAAACCT GTATGAGCTGTTAAAAAGGAATCATTTAAGAGGTCTGAAAGTGAAATATGTACAAGCCTTCTCAAAACAG ATATTGGATGCCATGATTGTGATGAGAGATGGTGGCATCATTCACTGTGATCTAAAACCGGAAAATATCCTCTTAGCCCCAAC TGCCAAGACAGCTGCAGCAGTGAAAGTTATCGATTTTGGATCAGCATGCATGGAGGGTAAAACTGTGTACTCATACATTCAG AGCCGCTATTACAGGTCTCCAGAAGTTCTGCTCGGCTATCC GTATACTACTGCAATAGATATGTGGTCACTCGGTTGCATAGTTGCTGAACTGTTTATAGGGCTACCGCTATTTCCTGGAGCATCAGAATATGATGTGCTTAAGCGTATGCTAAAGATTCTCGG GGGGCAACCACCAGATGACTTGCTAAGGGGAGCTAAAAATACTGGTAGATTTTTTAAACCTCTTGGAAACATTAATCCGGGTATCAGGTCACACGAAAGCCCTAGCACTGCATACAGAATGTTAAGTGAAGAGGAGGTTGAGGGG AGGGGGACAACAAGACCGATATTAGGGAAATGGTACTTCCCTCAGCAAAGGTTGGACCAGCTAATATTTACCTATCCTTGGGACAATACAGAATTGTCAG AAACAGAAAAGGCAGATCGCTCGGTATTAGTTGATTTCTTGAGGGGACTTCTTGAATTCGATCCAAATAAGCGATGGTCGCCATTTCAG GCGTCTGGCCATCCATTCATTACAGGCGAACCTTTCACTGGTCCATATAAGCCTGTCTCTGAGACTCCAAGAATT CCTGTTGCTCATGCTGCAGCAGTTGATCACAATCCAGGAGGAGGGCACTGGTTAGCTGCAGGTCTTTCTCCTGCAGATCTTTCTCCCCAG ATTGGAAGTGCGAACAGATGTCTACCTCCTAATAACCCCTATCATCCAAGAATGCCCTTTTCTTATGGGAGTAGTTATGGAAGCTTTGGTAGCCATGGCAGCTATGCTGGCAATGCAGGTCCTGCTAGCAGCTATGGAAGCTATGGTGATGTTAATAATGTCAACATGTATTACTCACCAGTAGGTCCTTCTGGGTTTCCACATGTTGGCTCTAGTCCAGATATCAGACTGAGACCTCGTATCTCATATGATAGAGGCATTCGGTTAAGCCCTGGAGGTATGGGGCCTATGTCCCTTGGTACCAGTCCATCTCAGTTTACCCCACCAAACTACCAGATGCACATCCCAGCTAATTCTACTGGGAAGCATGGTTCTGGTTCTCCTGCGAGTGGAAGCATTCATGGCTCTCCATTGGGAAAAGCTGCAGCAGTAGGCCAGTACAGCAACAGGAAGAACATGCCGATGCCGCCACATGAATTTGCATCTCAGCATGGACAAGGACGACATGGGGATGGTGTCAGTTTTAGTCACTCTGATGCCTATATTCGTGGACATGCTGGCTACTCTCAGCACTCCTTACCTAGTTCTGGTCATTCTAGTTGGAGACCGCAAATAGCTTCTGGGAGTGGATTTCCCTTGGAGGCTTCTTCTAGTCATGGGTCTTCCCGAGCATTCCATTCACACAATGTGCCACCTTTGCCCTCATTTGACATTATACCAGATACATCAGCTCCATCAACACAAGATCCTTCTGACTGGGATCCTGATTATAG CGAGGAGTCACTATTGCAAGAAGACAATTCATTGTCAGCTGATTTAACCAGCAGTCTCCATCTTAGGGACACAACTGGTCAGCTGGGCGGATCTGCCAGATCAACCCGTGTCCAAAGCCACAACTTTGCAAGCTCAAACCCTCTACCGACAGGCCAAAG CTACAGAGGGGATCAACAACTCCCCTCATCCTCACTTGGAAGGGGCACTCGCCCTACTGTTCCAATCATCTATGGTGGTTACACACCCCCGAATTATGCTCAGCAAAGTCTGCGCGGTCGCCATGGACATCAATTTCTTCAACCGAGATACAGTCAGGCAACCACTAACAGTCACATGCGACCACCAATGGGGAGTCATCAAAGTGGGCAGCCGGCATGGCCTCCTCCCTATGGCGTGGGTGAGGGAATGCCCTGGG GAGGAACAGGTGTGCATTCGTTTACGACAGGCGGTTTACCCTCGTCCCTTCCAAGGAAAGACTATGGGAGCATAGTTTAG
- the LOC124669514 gene encoding dual specificity protein kinase YAK1 homolog isoform X2 (The sequence of the model RefSeq protein was modified relative to this genomic sequence to represent the inferred CDS: added 174 bases not found in genome assembly), whose translation MEGSGRQEEDAAPPPPWRPSGATMFRRFVGATRGAAPRAAGSGVAPRVSKLHGVKRKPFVVRLTADIIQTFERCHPEFKYSEALNPKRFLTHPSTPVHNNGADNKYWDLILFVNQELLNETSNRRFIVKEMLGQGTFGQVVKCWDTETNDYVAVKVIKNQPAFYQQAIVEVSLLRTLNQKFDPDDQHNIVRMLDYLTFQNHLCIAFEMLGQNLYELLKRNHLRGLKVKYVQAFSKQILDAMIVMRDGGIIHCDLKPENILLAPTAKTAAAVKVIDFGSACMEGKTVYSYIQSRYYRSPEVLLGYPYTTAIDMWSLGCIVAELFIGLPLFPGASEYDVLKRMLKILGGQPPDDLLRGAKNTGRFFKPLGNINPGIRSHESPSTAYRMLSEEEVEGRGTTRPILGKWYFPQQRLDQLIFTYPWDNTELSEKADRSVLVDFLRGLLEFDPNKRWSPFQASGHPFITGEPFTGPYKPVSETPRIPVAHAAAVDHNPGGGHWLAAGLSPADLSPQIGSANRCLPPNNPYHPRMPFSYGSSYGSFGSHGSYAGNAGPASSYGSYGDVNNVNMYYSPVGPSGFPHVGSSPDIRLRPRISYDRGIRLSPGGMGPMSLGTSPSQFTPPNYQMHIPANSTGKHGSGSPASGSIHGSPLGKAAAVGQYSNRKNMPMPPHEFASQHGQGRHGDGVSFSHSDAYIRGHAGYSQHSLPSSGHSSWRPQIASGSGFPLEASSSHGSSRAFHSHNVPPLPSFDIIPDTSAPSTQDPSDWDPDYSEESLLQEDNSLSADLTSSLHLRDTTGQLGGSARSTRVQSHNFASSNPLPTGQSYRGDQQLPSSSLGRGTRPTVPIIYGGYTPPNYAQQSLRGRHGHQFLQPRYSQATTNSHMRPPMGSHQSGQPAWPPPYGVGEGMPWGGTGVHSFTTGGLPSSLPRKDYGSIV comes from the exons TTTGTTGTGAGGCTGACGGCAGACATCATTCAAACTTTTGAAAGATGCCACCCAGAGTTTAAGTACTCAGAGGCGCTAAACCCAAAGCGCTTTCTAACGCATCCTTCGACCCCAGTCCACAATAATGGAGCCGATAATAAATACTGGGACCTTATATTGTTTGTCAACCAGGAATTGCTCAACGAGACATCAAACCGAAG ATTTATTGTCAAGGAAATGCTTGGTCAAGGCACGTTTGGCCAAGTTGTGAAATGCTGGGACACCGAAACTAATGACTATGTTGCTGTGAAGGTTATAAAAAACCAGCCTGCATTTTATCAGCAGGCGATCGTGGAGGTTTCACTCTTAAGAACG CTAAATCAGAAATTTGATCCTGATGATCAGCACAACATTGTCAGAATGCTAGATTATCTCACATTCCAAAATCATCTGTGTATTGCCTTTGAAATGCTTGGTCAAAACCT GTATGAGCTGTTAAAAAGGAATCATTTAAGAGGTCTGAAAGTGAAATATGTACAAGCCTTCTCAAAACAG ATATTGGATGCCATGATTGTGATGAGAGATGGTGGCATCATTCACTGTGATCTAAAACCGGAAAATATCCTCTTAGCCCCAAC TGCCAAGACAGCTGCAGCAGTGAAAGTTATCGATTTTGGATCAGCATGCATGGAGGGTAAAACTGTGTACTCATACATTCAG AGCCGCTATTACAGGTCTCCAGAAGTTCTGCTCGGCTATCC GTATACTACTGCAATAGATATGTGGTCACTCGGTTGCATAGTTGCTGAACTGTTTATAGGGCTACCGCTATTTCCTGGAGCATCAGAATATGATGTGCTTAAGCGTATGCTAAAGATTCTCGG GGGGCAACCACCAGATGACTTGCTAAGGGGAGCTAAAAATACTGGTAGATTTTTTAAACCTCTTGGAAACATTAATCCGGGTATCAGGTCACACGAAAGCCCTAGCACTGCATACAGAATGTTAAGTGAAGAGGAGGTTGAGGGG AGGGGGACAACAAGACCGATATTAGGGAAATGGTACTTCCCTCAGCAAAGGTTGGACCAGCTAATATTTACCTATCCTTGGGACAATACAGAATTGTCAG AAAAGGCAGATCGCTCGGTATTAGTTGATTTCTTGAGGGGACTTCTTGAATTCGATCCAAATAAGCGATGGTCGCCATTTCAG GCGTCTGGCCATCCATTCATTACAGGCGAACCTTTCACTGGTCCATATAAGCCTGTCTCTGAGACTCCAAGAATT CCTGTTGCTCATGCTGCAGCAGTTGATCACAATCCAGGAGGAGGGCACTGGTTAGCTGCAGGTCTTTCTCCTGCAGATCTTTCTCCCCAG ATTGGAAGTGCGAACAGATGTCTACCTCCTAATAACCCCTATCATCCAAGAATGCCCTTTTCTTATGGGAGTAGTTATGGAAGCTTTGGTAGCCATGGCAGCTATGCTGGCAATGCAGGTCCTGCTAGCAGCTATGGAAGCTATGGTGATGTTAATAATGTCAACATGTATTACTCACCAGTAGGTCCTTCTGGGTTTCCACATGTTGGCTCTAGTCCAGATATCAGACTGAGACCTCGTATCTCATATGATAGAGGCATTCGGTTAAGCCCTGGAGGTATGGGGCCTATGTCCCTTGGTACCAGTCCATCTCAGTTTACCCCACCAAACTACCAGATGCACATCCCAGCTAATTCTACTGGGAAGCATGGTTCTGGTTCTCCTGCGAGTGGAAGCATTCATGGCTCTCCATTGGGAAAAGCTGCAGCAGTAGGCCAGTACAGCAACAGGAAGAACATGCCGATGCCGCCACATGAATTTGCATCTCAGCATGGACAAGGACGACATGGGGATGGTGTCAGTTTTAGTCACTCTGATGCCTATATTCGTGGACATGCTGGCTACTCTCAGCACTCCTTACCTAGTTCTGGTCATTCTAGTTGGAGACCGCAAATAGCTTCTGGGAGTGGATTTCCCTTGGAGGCTTCTTCTAGTCATGGGTCTTCCCGAGCATTCCATTCACACAATGTGCCACCTTTGCCCTCATTTGACATTATACCAGATACATCAGCTCCATCAACACAAGATCCTTCTGACTGGGATCCTGATTATAG CGAGGAGTCACTATTGCAAGAAGACAATTCATTGTCAGCTGATTTAACCAGCAGTCTCCATCTTAGGGACACAACTGGTCAGCTGGGCGGATCTGCCAGATCAACCCGTGTCCAAAGCCACAACTTTGCAAGCTCAAACCCTCTACCGACAGGCCAAAG CTACAGAGGGGATCAACAACTCCCCTCATCCTCACTTGGAAGGGGCACTCGCCCTACTGTTCCAATCATCTATGGTGGTTACACACCCCCGAATTATGCTCAGCAAAGTCTGCGCGGTCGCCATGGACATCAATTTCTTCAACCGAGATACAGTCAGGCAACCACTAACAGTCACATGCGACCACCAATGGGGAGTCATCAAAGTGGGCAGCCGGCATGGCCTCCTCCCTATGGCGTGGGTGAGGGAATGCCCTGGG GAGGAACAGGTGTGCATTCGTTTACGACAGGCGGTTTACCCTCGTCCCTTCCAAGGAAAGACTATGGGAGCATAGTTTAG